A genomic segment from Lutzomyia longipalpis isolate SR_M1_2022 chromosome 3, ASM2433408v1 encodes:
- the LOC129793191 gene encoding RNA binding protein fox-1 homolog 2 isoform X5 has protein sequence MYYPHMVQAGVGPFQTAPGFPPTPTVTAEGISVAVAVKGGAESVQQQLKSESIVSQSTPGSQPSGQQQFSPPLLGSQPGPPASTGPPTLPLPLPVATIANGIEQQTVSISDLLQQTEADTAGNVAAAATSIGATSVVTTESGTAPIIVTAAMQQPQLSSVVSSSALGGSVATLAPTSTAVTSLVPGGGAIVAGDAGKNQPKRLHVSNIPFRFRDPDLRAMFGQFGTILDVEIIFNERGSKGFGFVTFANSSDAERARERLHGTVVEGRKIEVNNATARVQTKKTPTVPNVCVQWPEAAAALRGVAIQRGRARAAFPAAAAALNGAFARLPTPLAAAANAANALHGYAPMYYDPFLAAAAASAATADPNYRLQAAKPMTEVPAQPAIISAAAAAAAAPLLKTPLSTTQQAYTAAATYTAVAARAYGAAAAAQPVAGYAAVAGYGREYADPYIGHGIGPVPGYGMYRSGYNRFAPY, from the exons CACATGGTCCAAGCGGGTGTGGGGCCCTTTCAGACGGCCCCCGGATTCCCACCGACACCAACGGTAACTGCGGAAGGGATCTCAGTGGCGGTCGCCGTTAAAGGTGGCGCAGAGAGTGTTCAGCAGCAGCTAAAGTCTGAGTCTATCGTGTCACAATCCACTCCTGGATCTCAG CCAAGTGGACAACAGCAATTTAGTCCACCACTACTTGGATCTCAACCCGGTCCACCGGCATCAACTGGCCCACCTACGCTTCCTTTACCTCTTCCAGTTGCCACAATTGCGAATGGGATTGAACAGCAAACTGTCAGTATA TCCGATCTCTTGCAGCAAACGGAGGCGGATACGGCGGGAAATGTCGCCGCGGCGGCAACATCAATTGGGGCCACAAGTGTTGTAACGACGGAAAGTGGTACAGCACCGATTATCGTGACGGCGGCAATGCAGCAACCACAGCTGAGTAGTGTTGTGAGTTCTTCGGCTCTTGGGGGTAGTGTGGCCACATTGGCTCCCACTTCAACTGCCGTAACATCCCTTGTGCCAGGAGGTGGTGCAATTGTGGCTGGAGATGCTGGCAAGAATCAACCGAAGCGTCTCCATGTCTCCAATATTCCCTTCAGATTTCGTGATCCAGACCTAAGAGCTATGTTCggg CAATTCGGAACAATCCTCGATGTtgagattattttcaatgagCGCGGAAGCAAG GGATTCGGTTTTGTAACATTCGCTAATAGTAGCGATGCGGAGCGAGCACGCGAACGTCTTCACGGCACTGTGGTTGAGGGGCGCAAGATTGAG GTCAATAATGCTACGGCTCGGGTGCAGACGAAGAAAACACCAACAGTCCCAAATG TTTGTGTTCAATGGCCAGAAG CAGCGGCAGCTTTGAGAGGTGTCGCAATTCAACGTGGACGAGCCAGGGCAGCTTTCCCAGCAGCTGCAGCTGCATTGAATGGTGCCTTTGCAAGGCTCCCAACACCCCTTGCTGCTGCAGCAAATGCCGCCAATGCACTCCATGGCTATGCGCC AATGTACTATGATCCCTTCTTGGCTGCCGCAGCAGCCTCAGCAGCAACAGCGGATCCCAACTATCGCCTCCAG GCAGCGAAACCCATGACGGAAGTTCCAGCACAACCGGCAATTATAAGT gcagcagcagcagcagcagcggcGCCACTACTCAAAACACCACTTTCAACGACTCAACAAGCCTACACAGCAGCTGCTACATACACAGCTGTAGCTGCAAGGGCCTACGGAGCCGCGGCGGCAGCTCAACCCGTGGCGGGATACGCAGCTGTGGCGGG GTATGGCCGTGAGTATGCTGATCCCTATATTGGCCATGGAATAGGACCAGTACCAGGCTATGGG aTGTATCGCAGTGGCTACAATCGCTTTGCCCCATACTAA
- the LOC129793191 gene encoding RNA binding protein fox-1 homolog 3 isoform X11 yields MYYPHMVQAGVGPFQTAPGFPPTPTVTAEGISVAVAVKGGAESVQQQLKSESIVSQSTPGSQPSGQQQFSPPLLGSQPGPPASTGPPTLPLPLPVATIANGIEQQTVSISDLLQQTEADTAGNVAAAATSIGATSVVTTESGTAPIIVTAAMQQPQLSSVVSSSALGGSVATLAPTSTAVTSLVPGGGAIVAGDAGKNQPKRLHVSNIPFRFRDPDLRAMFGQFGTILDVEIIFNERGSKVNNATARVQTKKTPTVPNVCLTKEGTVAAPTALVCVQWPEAAAALRGVAIQRGRARAAFPAAAAALNGAFARLPTPLAAAANAANALHGYAPMYYDPFLAAAAASAATADPNYRLQAAKPMTEVPAQPAIISAAAAAAAAPLLKTPLSTTQQAYTAAATYTAVAARAYGAAAAAQPVAGYAAVAGYGREYADPYIGHGIGPVPGYGMYRSGYNRFAPY; encoded by the exons CACATGGTCCAAGCGGGTGTGGGGCCCTTTCAGACGGCCCCCGGATTCCCACCGACACCAACGGTAACTGCGGAAGGGATCTCAGTGGCGGTCGCCGTTAAAGGTGGCGCAGAGAGTGTTCAGCAGCAGCTAAAGTCTGAGTCTATCGTGTCACAATCCACTCCTGGATCTCAG CCAAGTGGACAACAGCAATTTAGTCCACCACTACTTGGATCTCAACCCGGTCCACCGGCATCAACTGGCCCACCTACGCTTCCTTTACCTCTTCCAGTTGCCACAATTGCGAATGGGATTGAACAGCAAACTGTCAGTATA TCCGATCTCTTGCAGCAAACGGAGGCGGATACGGCGGGAAATGTCGCCGCGGCGGCAACATCAATTGGGGCCACAAGTGTTGTAACGACGGAAAGTGGTACAGCACCGATTATCGTGACGGCGGCAATGCAGCAACCACAGCTGAGTAGTGTTGTGAGTTCTTCGGCTCTTGGGGGTAGTGTGGCCACATTGGCTCCCACTTCAACTGCCGTAACATCCCTTGTGCCAGGAGGTGGTGCAATTGTGGCTGGAGATGCTGGCAAGAATCAACCGAAGCGTCTCCATGTCTCCAATATTCCCTTCAGATTTCGTGATCCAGACCTAAGAGCTATGTTCggg CAATTCGGAACAATCCTCGATGTtgagattattttcaatgagCGCGGAAGCAAG GTCAATAATGCTACGGCTCGGGTGCAGACGAAGAAAACACCAACAGTCCCAAATG TTTGTCTGACGAAAGAAGGTACCGTGGCAGCACCAACTGCTCTGG TTTGTGTTCAATGGCCAGAAG CAGCGGCAGCTTTGAGAGGTGTCGCAATTCAACGTGGACGAGCCAGGGCAGCTTTCCCAGCAGCTGCAGCTGCATTGAATGGTGCCTTTGCAAGGCTCCCAACACCCCTTGCTGCTGCAGCAAATGCCGCCAATGCACTCCATGGCTATGCGCC AATGTACTATGATCCCTTCTTGGCTGCCGCAGCAGCCTCAGCAGCAACAGCGGATCCCAACTATCGCCTCCAG GCAGCGAAACCCATGACGGAAGTTCCAGCACAACCGGCAATTATAAGT gcagcagcagcagcagcagcggcGCCACTACTCAAAACACCACTTTCAACGACTCAACAAGCCTACACAGCAGCTGCTACATACACAGCTGTAGCTGCAAGGGCCTACGGAGCCGCGGCGGCAGCTCAACCCGTGGCGGGATACGCAGCTGTGGCGGG GTATGGCCGTGAGTATGCTGATCCCTATATTGGCCATGGAATAGGACCAGTACCAGGCTATGGG aTGTATCGCAGTGGCTACAATCGCTTTGCCCCATACTAA
- the LOC129793191 gene encoding RNA binding protein fox-1 homolog 3 isoform X13 has translation MYYPHMVQAGVGPFQTAPGFPPTPTVTAEGISVAVAVKGGAESVQQQLKSESIVSQSTPGSQPSGQQQFSPPLLGSQPGPPASTGPPTLPLPLPVATIANGIEQQTVSISDLLQQTEADTAGNVAAAATSIGATSVVTTESGTAPIIVTAAMQQPQLSSVVSSSALGGSVATLAPTSTAVTSLVPGGGAIVAGDAGKNQPKRLHVSNIPFRFRDPDLRAMFGQFGTILDVEIIFNERGSKVNNATARVQTKKTPTVPNVCVQWPEAAAALRGVAIQRGRARAAFPAAAAALNGAFARLPTPLAAAANAANALHGYAPMYYDPFLAAAAASAATADPNYRLQAAKPMTEVPAQPAIISAAAAAAAAPLLKTPLSTTQQAYTAAATYTAVAARAYGAAAAAQPVAGYAAVAGYGREYADPYIGHGIGPVPGYGMYRSGYNRFAPY, from the exons CACATGGTCCAAGCGGGTGTGGGGCCCTTTCAGACGGCCCCCGGATTCCCACCGACACCAACGGTAACTGCGGAAGGGATCTCAGTGGCGGTCGCCGTTAAAGGTGGCGCAGAGAGTGTTCAGCAGCAGCTAAAGTCTGAGTCTATCGTGTCACAATCCACTCCTGGATCTCAG CCAAGTGGACAACAGCAATTTAGTCCACCACTACTTGGATCTCAACCCGGTCCACCGGCATCAACTGGCCCACCTACGCTTCCTTTACCTCTTCCAGTTGCCACAATTGCGAATGGGATTGAACAGCAAACTGTCAGTATA TCCGATCTCTTGCAGCAAACGGAGGCGGATACGGCGGGAAATGTCGCCGCGGCGGCAACATCAATTGGGGCCACAAGTGTTGTAACGACGGAAAGTGGTACAGCACCGATTATCGTGACGGCGGCAATGCAGCAACCACAGCTGAGTAGTGTTGTGAGTTCTTCGGCTCTTGGGGGTAGTGTGGCCACATTGGCTCCCACTTCAACTGCCGTAACATCCCTTGTGCCAGGAGGTGGTGCAATTGTGGCTGGAGATGCTGGCAAGAATCAACCGAAGCGTCTCCATGTCTCCAATATTCCCTTCAGATTTCGTGATCCAGACCTAAGAGCTATGTTCggg CAATTCGGAACAATCCTCGATGTtgagattattttcaatgagCGCGGAAGCAAG GTCAATAATGCTACGGCTCGGGTGCAGACGAAGAAAACACCAACAGTCCCAAATG TTTGTGTTCAATGGCCAGAAG CAGCGGCAGCTTTGAGAGGTGTCGCAATTCAACGTGGACGAGCCAGGGCAGCTTTCCCAGCAGCTGCAGCTGCATTGAATGGTGCCTTTGCAAGGCTCCCAACACCCCTTGCTGCTGCAGCAAATGCCGCCAATGCACTCCATGGCTATGCGCC AATGTACTATGATCCCTTCTTGGCTGCCGCAGCAGCCTCAGCAGCAACAGCGGATCCCAACTATCGCCTCCAG GCAGCGAAACCCATGACGGAAGTTCCAGCACAACCGGCAATTATAAGT gcagcagcagcagcagcagcggcGCCACTACTCAAAACACCACTTTCAACGACTCAACAAGCCTACACAGCAGCTGCTACATACACAGCTGTAGCTGCAAGGGCCTACGGAGCCGCGGCGGCAGCTCAACCCGTGGCGGGATACGCAGCTGTGGCGGG GTATGGCCGTGAGTATGCTGATCCCTATATTGGCCATGGAATAGGACCAGTACCAGGCTATGGG aTGTATCGCAGTGGCTACAATCGCTTTGCCCCATACTAA
- the LOC129793191 gene encoding RNA binding protein fox-1 homolog 1-like isoform X12, whose product MYYPHMVQAGVGPFQTAPGFPPTPTVTAEGISVAVAVKGGAESVQQQLKSESIVSQSTPGSQPSGQQQFSPPLLGSQPGPPASTGPPTLPLPLPVATIANGIEQQTVSIQTEADTAGNVAAAATSIGATSVVTTESGTAPIIVTAAMQQPQLSSVVSSSALGGSVATLAPTSTAVTSLVPGGGAIVAGDAGKNQPKRLHVSNIPFRFRDPDLRAMFGQFGTILDVEIIFNERGSKGFGFVTFANSSDAERARERLHGTVVEGRKIEVNNATARVQTKKTPTVPNVCVQWPEAAAALRGVAIQRGRARAAFPAAAAALNGAFARLPTPLAAAANAANALHGYAPMYYDPFLAAAAASAATADPNYRLQAAAAAAAAPLLKTPLSTTQQAYTAAATYTAVAARAYGAAAAAQPVAGYAAVAGYGREYADPYIGHGIGPVPGYGMYRSGYNRFAPY is encoded by the exons CACATGGTCCAAGCGGGTGTGGGGCCCTTTCAGACGGCCCCCGGATTCCCACCGACACCAACGGTAACTGCGGAAGGGATCTCAGTGGCGGTCGCCGTTAAAGGTGGCGCAGAGAGTGTTCAGCAGCAGCTAAAGTCTGAGTCTATCGTGTCACAATCCACTCCTGGATCTCAG CCAAGTGGACAACAGCAATTTAGTCCACCACTACTTGGATCTCAACCCGGTCCACCGGCATCAACTGGCCCACCTACGCTTCCTTTACCTCTTCCAGTTGCCACAATTGCGAATGGGATTGAACAGCAAACTGTCAGTATA CAAACGGAGGCGGATACGGCGGGAAATGTCGCCGCGGCGGCAACATCAATTGGGGCCACAAGTGTTGTAACGACGGAAAGTGGTACAGCACCGATTATCGTGACGGCGGCAATGCAGCAACCACAGCTGAGTAGTGTTGTGAGTTCTTCGGCTCTTGGGGGTAGTGTGGCCACATTGGCTCCCACTTCAACTGCCGTAACATCCCTTGTGCCAGGAGGTGGTGCAATTGTGGCTGGAGATGCTGGCAAGAATCAACCGAAGCGTCTCCATGTCTCCAATATTCCCTTCAGATTTCGTGATCCAGACCTAAGAGCTATGTTCggg CAATTCGGAACAATCCTCGATGTtgagattattttcaatgagCGCGGAAGCAAG GGATTCGGTTTTGTAACATTCGCTAATAGTAGCGATGCGGAGCGAGCACGCGAACGTCTTCACGGCACTGTGGTTGAGGGGCGCAAGATTGAG GTCAATAATGCTACGGCTCGGGTGCAGACGAAGAAAACACCAACAGTCCCAAATG TTTGTGTTCAATGGCCAGAAG CAGCGGCAGCTTTGAGAGGTGTCGCAATTCAACGTGGACGAGCCAGGGCAGCTTTCCCAGCAGCTGCAGCTGCATTGAATGGTGCCTTTGCAAGGCTCCCAACACCCCTTGCTGCTGCAGCAAATGCCGCCAATGCACTCCATGGCTATGCGCC AATGTACTATGATCCCTTCTTGGCTGCCGCAGCAGCCTCAGCAGCAACAGCGGATCCCAACTATCGCCTCCAG gcagcagcagcagcagcagcggcGCCACTACTCAAAACACCACTTTCAACGACTCAACAAGCCTACACAGCAGCTGCTACATACACAGCTGTAGCTGCAAGGGCCTACGGAGCCGCGGCGGCAGCTCAACCCGTGGCGGGATACGCAGCTGTGGCGGG GTATGGCCGTGAGTATGCTGATCCCTATATTGGCCATGGAATAGGACCAGTACCAGGCTATGGG aTGTATCGCAGTGGCTACAATCGCTTTGCCCCATACTAA
- the LOC129793191 gene encoding RNA binding protein fox-1 homolog 3 isoform X16, producing the protein MYYPHMVQAGVGPFQTAPGFPPTPTVTAEGISVAVAVKGGAESVQQQLKSESIVSQSTPGSQPSGQQQFSPPLLGSQPGPPASTGPPTLPLPLPVATIANGIEQQTVSISDLLQQTEADTAGNVAAAATSIGATSVVTTESGTAPIIVTAAMQQPQLSSVVSSSALGGSVATLAPTSTAVTSLVPGGGAIVAGDAGKNQPKRLHVSNIPFRFRDPDLRAMFGQFGTILDVEIIFNERGSKVNNATARVQTKKTPTVPNVCVQWPEAAAALRGVAIQRGRARAAFPAAAAALNGAFARLPTPLAAAANAANALHGYAPMYYDPFLAAAAASAATADPNYRLQAAAAAAAAPLLKTPLSTTQQAYTAAATYTAVAARAYGAAAAAQPVAGYAAVAGYGREYADPYIGHGIGPVPGYGMYRSGYNRFAPY; encoded by the exons CACATGGTCCAAGCGGGTGTGGGGCCCTTTCAGACGGCCCCCGGATTCCCACCGACACCAACGGTAACTGCGGAAGGGATCTCAGTGGCGGTCGCCGTTAAAGGTGGCGCAGAGAGTGTTCAGCAGCAGCTAAAGTCTGAGTCTATCGTGTCACAATCCACTCCTGGATCTCAG CCAAGTGGACAACAGCAATTTAGTCCACCACTACTTGGATCTCAACCCGGTCCACCGGCATCAACTGGCCCACCTACGCTTCCTTTACCTCTTCCAGTTGCCACAATTGCGAATGGGATTGAACAGCAAACTGTCAGTATA TCCGATCTCTTGCAGCAAACGGAGGCGGATACGGCGGGAAATGTCGCCGCGGCGGCAACATCAATTGGGGCCACAAGTGTTGTAACGACGGAAAGTGGTACAGCACCGATTATCGTGACGGCGGCAATGCAGCAACCACAGCTGAGTAGTGTTGTGAGTTCTTCGGCTCTTGGGGGTAGTGTGGCCACATTGGCTCCCACTTCAACTGCCGTAACATCCCTTGTGCCAGGAGGTGGTGCAATTGTGGCTGGAGATGCTGGCAAGAATCAACCGAAGCGTCTCCATGTCTCCAATATTCCCTTCAGATTTCGTGATCCAGACCTAAGAGCTATGTTCggg CAATTCGGAACAATCCTCGATGTtgagattattttcaatgagCGCGGAAGCAAG GTCAATAATGCTACGGCTCGGGTGCAGACGAAGAAAACACCAACAGTCCCAAATG TTTGTGTTCAATGGCCAGAAG CAGCGGCAGCTTTGAGAGGTGTCGCAATTCAACGTGGACGAGCCAGGGCAGCTTTCCCAGCAGCTGCAGCTGCATTGAATGGTGCCTTTGCAAGGCTCCCAACACCCCTTGCTGCTGCAGCAAATGCCGCCAATGCACTCCATGGCTATGCGCC AATGTACTATGATCCCTTCTTGGCTGCCGCAGCAGCCTCAGCAGCAACAGCGGATCCCAACTATCGCCTCCAG gcagcagcagcagcagcagcggcGCCACTACTCAAAACACCACTTTCAACGACTCAACAAGCCTACACAGCAGCTGCTACATACACAGCTGTAGCTGCAAGGGCCTACGGAGCCGCGGCGGCAGCTCAACCCGTGGCGGGATACGCAGCTGTGGCGGG GTATGGCCGTGAGTATGCTGATCCCTATATTGGCCATGGAATAGGACCAGTACCAGGCTATGGG aTGTATCGCAGTGGCTACAATCGCTTTGCCCCATACTAA
- the LOC129793191 gene encoding RNA binding protein fox-1 homolog 2 isoform X7 yields the protein MYYPHMVQAGVGPFQTAPGFPPTPTVTAEGISVAVAVKGGAESVQQQLKSESIVSQSTPGSQPSGQQQFSPPLLGSQPGPPASTGPPTLPLPLPVATIANGIEQQTSDLLQQTEADTAGNVAAAATSIGATSVVTTESGTAPIIVTAAMQQPQLSSVVSSSALGGSVATLAPTSTAVTSLVPGGGAIVAGDAGKNQPKRLHVSNIPFRFRDPDLRAMFGQFGTILDVEIIFNERGSKGFGFVTFANSSDAERARERLHGTVVEGRKIEVNNATARVQTKKTPTVPNVCVQWPEAAAALRGVAIQRGRARAAFPAAAAALNGAFARLPTPLAAAANAANALHGYAPMYYDPFLAAAAASAATADPNYRLQAAKPMTEVPAQPAIISAAAAAAAAPLLKTPLSTTQQAYTAAATYTAVAARAYGAAAAAQPVAGYAAVAGYGREYADPYIGHGIGPVPGYGMYRSGYNRFAPY from the exons CACATGGTCCAAGCGGGTGTGGGGCCCTTTCAGACGGCCCCCGGATTCCCACCGACACCAACGGTAACTGCGGAAGGGATCTCAGTGGCGGTCGCCGTTAAAGGTGGCGCAGAGAGTGTTCAGCAGCAGCTAAAGTCTGAGTCTATCGTGTCACAATCCACTCCTGGATCTCAG CCAAGTGGACAACAGCAATTTAGTCCACCACTACTTGGATCTCAACCCGGTCCACCGGCATCAACTGGCCCACCTACGCTTCCTTTACCTCTTCCAGTTGCCACAATTGCGAATGGGATTGAACAGCAAACT TCCGATCTCTTGCAGCAAACGGAGGCGGATACGGCGGGAAATGTCGCCGCGGCGGCAACATCAATTGGGGCCACAAGTGTTGTAACGACGGAAAGTGGTACAGCACCGATTATCGTGACGGCGGCAATGCAGCAACCACAGCTGAGTAGTGTTGTGAGTTCTTCGGCTCTTGGGGGTAGTGTGGCCACATTGGCTCCCACTTCAACTGCCGTAACATCCCTTGTGCCAGGAGGTGGTGCAATTGTGGCTGGAGATGCTGGCAAGAATCAACCGAAGCGTCTCCATGTCTCCAATATTCCCTTCAGATTTCGTGATCCAGACCTAAGAGCTATGTTCggg CAATTCGGAACAATCCTCGATGTtgagattattttcaatgagCGCGGAAGCAAG GGATTCGGTTTTGTAACATTCGCTAATAGTAGCGATGCGGAGCGAGCACGCGAACGTCTTCACGGCACTGTGGTTGAGGGGCGCAAGATTGAG GTCAATAATGCTACGGCTCGGGTGCAGACGAAGAAAACACCAACAGTCCCAAATG TTTGTGTTCAATGGCCAGAAG CAGCGGCAGCTTTGAGAGGTGTCGCAATTCAACGTGGACGAGCCAGGGCAGCTTTCCCAGCAGCTGCAGCTGCATTGAATGGTGCCTTTGCAAGGCTCCCAACACCCCTTGCTGCTGCAGCAAATGCCGCCAATGCACTCCATGGCTATGCGCC AATGTACTATGATCCCTTCTTGGCTGCCGCAGCAGCCTCAGCAGCAACAGCGGATCCCAACTATCGCCTCCAG GCAGCGAAACCCATGACGGAAGTTCCAGCACAACCGGCAATTATAAGT gcagcagcagcagcagcagcggcGCCACTACTCAAAACACCACTTTCAACGACTCAACAAGCCTACACAGCAGCTGCTACATACACAGCTGTAGCTGCAAGGGCCTACGGAGCCGCGGCGGCAGCTCAACCCGTGGCGGGATACGCAGCTGTGGCGGG GTATGGCCGTGAGTATGCTGATCCCTATATTGGCCATGGAATAGGACCAGTACCAGGCTATGGG aTGTATCGCAGTGGCTACAATCGCTTTGCCCCATACTAA
- the LOC129793191 gene encoding RNA binding protein fox-1 homolog 1-like isoform X10, whose product MYYPHMVQAGVGPFQTAPGFPPTPTVTAEGISVAVAVKGGAESVQQQLKSESIVSQSTPGSQPSGQQQFSPPLLGSQPGPPASTGPPTLPLPLPVATIANGIEQQTVSISDLLQQTEADTAGNVAAAATSIGATSVVTTESGTAPIIVTAAMQQPQLSSVVSSSALGGSVATLAPTSTAVTSLVPGGGAIVAGDAGKNQPKRLHVSNIPFRFRDPDLRAMFGQFGTILDVEIIFNERGSKGFGFVTFANSSDAERARERLHGTVVEGRKIEVNNATARVQTKKTPTVPNVCVQWPEAAAALRGVAIQRGRARAAFPAAAAALNGAFARLPTPLAAAANAANALHGYAPMYYDPFLAAAAASAATADPNYRLQAAAAAAAAPLLKTPLSTTQQAYTAAATYTAVAARAYGAAAAAQPVAGYAAVAGYGREYADPYIGHGIGPVPGYGMYRSGYNRFAPY is encoded by the exons CACATGGTCCAAGCGGGTGTGGGGCCCTTTCAGACGGCCCCCGGATTCCCACCGACACCAACGGTAACTGCGGAAGGGATCTCAGTGGCGGTCGCCGTTAAAGGTGGCGCAGAGAGTGTTCAGCAGCAGCTAAAGTCTGAGTCTATCGTGTCACAATCCACTCCTGGATCTCAG CCAAGTGGACAACAGCAATTTAGTCCACCACTACTTGGATCTCAACCCGGTCCACCGGCATCAACTGGCCCACCTACGCTTCCTTTACCTCTTCCAGTTGCCACAATTGCGAATGGGATTGAACAGCAAACTGTCAGTATA TCCGATCTCTTGCAGCAAACGGAGGCGGATACGGCGGGAAATGTCGCCGCGGCGGCAACATCAATTGGGGCCACAAGTGTTGTAACGACGGAAAGTGGTACAGCACCGATTATCGTGACGGCGGCAATGCAGCAACCACAGCTGAGTAGTGTTGTGAGTTCTTCGGCTCTTGGGGGTAGTGTGGCCACATTGGCTCCCACTTCAACTGCCGTAACATCCCTTGTGCCAGGAGGTGGTGCAATTGTGGCTGGAGATGCTGGCAAGAATCAACCGAAGCGTCTCCATGTCTCCAATATTCCCTTCAGATTTCGTGATCCAGACCTAAGAGCTATGTTCggg CAATTCGGAACAATCCTCGATGTtgagattattttcaatgagCGCGGAAGCAAG GGATTCGGTTTTGTAACATTCGCTAATAGTAGCGATGCGGAGCGAGCACGCGAACGTCTTCACGGCACTGTGGTTGAGGGGCGCAAGATTGAG GTCAATAATGCTACGGCTCGGGTGCAGACGAAGAAAACACCAACAGTCCCAAATG TTTGTGTTCAATGGCCAGAAG CAGCGGCAGCTTTGAGAGGTGTCGCAATTCAACGTGGACGAGCCAGGGCAGCTTTCCCAGCAGCTGCAGCTGCATTGAATGGTGCCTTTGCAAGGCTCCCAACACCCCTTGCTGCTGCAGCAAATGCCGCCAATGCACTCCATGGCTATGCGCC AATGTACTATGATCCCTTCTTGGCTGCCGCAGCAGCCTCAGCAGCAACAGCGGATCCCAACTATCGCCTCCAG gcagcagcagcagcagcagcggcGCCACTACTCAAAACACCACTTTCAACGACTCAACAAGCCTACACAGCAGCTGCTACATACACAGCTGTAGCTGCAAGGGCCTACGGAGCCGCGGCGGCAGCTCAACCCGTGGCGGGATACGCAGCTGTGGCGGG GTATGGCCGTGAGTATGCTGATCCCTATATTGGCCATGGAATAGGACCAGTACCAGGCTATGGG aTGTATCGCAGTGGCTACAATCGCTTTGCCCCATACTAA